The following are encoded in a window of Flavobacterium psychrotrophum genomic DNA:
- a CDS encoding nuclear transport factor 2 family protein has product MDPIALQHIAFRWIEAFNARELERLLDLYADDAQHYSPKLKVHQPETNGLVKGRDALRQWWRGAYERLPSLYYKPGTFTANGDRVFIEYTRQVDGEPDMLIAEVFDVKDGKIVFSRVYHG; this is encoded by the coding sequence ATATTGCCTTTAGGTGGATAGAAGCATTTAACGCGCGCGAACTTGAGCGCCTGTTAGATCTATATGCAGACGATGCCCAGCATTACAGCCCTAAGCTTAAAGTGCACCAGCCGGAAACAAACGGACTTGTAAAAGGCCGTGATGCCCTGAGACAGTGGTGGAGGGGTGCTTATGAAAGGTTACCTTCATTATATTATAAACCGGGTACTTTTACTGCAAATGGCGACCGTGTATTTATAGAATACACACGCCAGGTAGACGGCGAACCCGATATGCTTATTGCAGAAGTGTTTGATGTAAAAGACGGAAAGATCGTTTTTTCAAGAGTATACCACGGGTAG
- a CDS encoding arsenate reductase ArsC, producing the protein MDKKNILVLCTGNSCRSQIAEGYLKFFIGTKANVYSAGIETHGVNPKAISIMAEDGIDLQSHTSNNFDEYLGISFDYVITVCDNANERCPFFPTKAIKMHYNFPDPAKATGTEEEVSEEFRKVRTMIKSYVESFVHENFTA; encoded by the coding sequence ATGGATAAGAAAAATATTTTAGTGCTTTGTACAGGTAACAGCTGCCGAAGCCAAATTGCGGAAGGGTATCTTAAATTTTTTATCGGTACTAAGGCTAATGTGTATAGTGCAGGAATAGAAACACACGGTGTTAACCCTAAAGCTATAAGTATTATGGCAGAAGACGGTATTGATTTGCAATCTCACACCAGTAATAATTTTGATGAGTACCTGGGCATTTCTTTTGATTATGTAATTACAGTTTGTGATAATGCTAATGAACGCTGCCCATTTTTTCCTACTAAGGCAATTAAGATGCATTATAATTTTCCTGACCCAGCAAAGGCAACGGGTACAGAGGAAGAGGTATCAGAAGAATTCAGGAAGGTACGCACTATGATTAAAAGCTATGTAGAGAGCTTTGTTCATGAAAATTTTACCGCATAG
- a CDS encoding ArsR/SmtB family transcription factor: protein MGITKTAGFTKTQNSIATMAKALGHPARVAIIEFLLNTPGCICGDIVNELPLAQPTVSQHLKELKNAGLIKGTIEGTAICYCIDENAITVLQQYFGVMAGTLEQKNNNCC, encoded by the coding sequence ATGGGAATTACAAAAACGGCAGGATTTACAAAGACACAAAACAGTATAGCAACCATGGCTAAGGCGCTTGGGCATCCTGCGCGGGTGGCTATAATTGAGTTTTTGCTAAATACACCTGGCTGTATATGTGGCGATATTGTAAATGAATTGCCTCTTGCGCAGCCTACTGTATCACAACATCTTAAGGAGCTCAAAAATGCAGGGCTTATAAAAGGTACTATAGAAGGCACTGCTATTTGCTACTGTATTGATGAAAATGCCATAACAGTGCTACAGCAGTATTTTGGAGTTATGGCTGGTACATTAGAACAAAAAAATAACAACTGTTGCTAA
- a CDS encoding DUF6428 family protein yields MKLSELKELLPGLTSLKFSLKNGADIPAHFHITEVGKISREFIDCGGTIRNEYTVNLQLWNADDTDHRLEAGKLLNIIKLSEEKLGIIDGVIEIEYQGATIGKYGLDFNDGAFLLVPTYTACLAEDVCGIPESKPKVKMSELQKESSCCAPNSSCC; encoded by the coding sequence ATGAAATTATCAGAATTAAAAGAACTATTGCCGGGGCTTACATCTTTAAAATTTAGTCTTAAAAATGGTGCTGACATACCAGCTCATTTTCATATTACAGAAGTTGGTAAAATAAGTAGGGAATTCATAGATTGCGGCGGAACTATTCGTAACGAATATACTGTAAATCTGCAATTATGGAATGCAGATGATACAGATCATAGGCTGGAAGCTGGAAAGTTGCTAAATATTATAAAACTATCCGAAGAAAAGCTGGGTATTATTGATGGTGTTATAGAAATAGAGTACCAAGGAGCTACAATTGGCAAATATGGGCTTGATTTTAATGATGGAGCATTTTTGCTAGTGCCTACATATACCGCCTGCCTGGCGGAGGATGTCTGTGGTATTCCTGAATCAAAACCCAAAGTAAAGATGAGCGAACTCCAAAAAGAATCTTCATGCTGTGCGCCAAATTCAAGTTGCTGCTAA